One window of Chryseobacterium sp. JJR-5R genomic DNA carries:
- a CDS encoding DUF1826 domain-containing protein: MIHPSSDRPQTGTVFTFSELVGTPFQGMVNALCWKREPDGDFKEIADKLQLKENITEVSVEDLCALQLSESGCTARETILNDIRLLTDFGASPSLNLLRCYERDEELGFISTDVYSYHVDRSTVGTDTFLCTYHGDASDILPNDQALQKILVPEIREKLRKLHNGPEAEFETFLKEYYFDLHYEPMPDAQPVNLGTGHLWRLAVDHPEQQVLPCIHRAPVENEGEYRLLLIC, encoded by the coding sequence ATGATCCATCCCTCTTCTGATCGCCCGCAAACCGGAACAGTTTTCACATTTTCAGAACTTGTCGGTACCCCTTTTCAGGGAATGGTGAATGCATTGTGCTGGAAACGGGAGCCGGACGGAGATTTTAAAGAAATCGCAGATAAGCTTCAGTTGAAAGAAAACATTACGGAAGTTTCCGTTGAAGACCTTTGTGCCCTGCAGCTGTCGGAATCCGGCTGTACTGCAAGAGAAACAATCCTGAATGATATCCGGTTGCTGACAGACTTCGGGGCATCGCCTTCGCTTAACCTGCTCAGGTGTTATGAACGGGATGAGGAACTCGGATTCATTTCCACCGATGTATATTCTTACCATGTTGACCGTTCGACCGTCGGTACCGATACTTTTTTATGCACCTACCACGGTGATGCCAGTGATATCCTGCCCAACGATCAGGCCCTGCAGAAAATCCTGGTTCCTGAAATCCGGGAAAAACTCAGGAAACTTCACAATGGCCCGGAAGCGGAATTTGAAACCTTCCTCAAGGAATATTATTTCGATCTGCATTATGAGCCTATGCCTGATGCGCAGCCTGTCAATTTAGGAACCGGCCATCTCTGGAGGCTGGCGGTGGATCATCCTGAACAGCAGGTTTTACCGTGTATCCACCGGGCACCGGTTGAGAATGAAGGGGAATACCGGCTGTTGCTGATTTGTTAG
- a CDS encoding Na+/H+ antiporter, producing the protein MLENFEFYLFLVLLITMLIMLANKIKVAYPVLLVLAGLLISFIPGVPQIKIEPELIFIIFLPPLLYEAAWSTSWKELWRWRRIIFSFAFVVVFFTALSVAVFANYFIPGFSLALGFLLGGIVSPPDAVSAGAILKFVKVPKRLASVLEGESLLNDASSLIIFRFAMIAAATGQFVWQEAAGSFVWMCIGGVGIGLIIAYIFMKMHKLLPTDSNTDILLTFIAPFSMYLAAEQLHASGVLAVVSGGLFLSYRSHDFLSSASRIRTVTVWESFCFLLNGIVFMLIGLDLPEIISGLGETAVYTAIGYGFAVTAVLIIVRVLAGYAAVLTTLVMKNFITVADEESPGWQTPMIIGWTGMRGVVSLAAALSIPLKLADGTPFPQRNLILLITFVVILLTLLVQGLTLPFLLKKFPLKDRDFVRSEKEIDYEILNSLAQVAVDKIRSDYAHKIESLPALKDQLQKYENELNSSEIIINYAQYRNIYIDILETQRSWLIRKNREELLLDEEIIKKHLRLLDLQEERLNMRT; encoded by the coding sequence ATGCTAGAAAATTTCGAATTTTATCTTTTCCTGGTCCTGCTTATCACCATGCTCATCATGCTGGCGAACAAGATTAAGGTTGCCTATCCTGTGCTGTTGGTACTGGCGGGATTGTTAATCAGTTTTATTCCCGGCGTGCCACAGATTAAAATTGAGCCTGAACTTATCTTCATCATCTTTCTGCCGCCGCTGCTGTACGAAGCAGCATGGTCAACCTCCTGGAAAGAGCTTTGGCGTTGGCGGAGGATTATATTCAGCTTTGCTTTCGTTGTGGTGTTTTTTACCGCACTGTCGGTGGCTGTTTTCGCCAACTATTTTATTCCCGGGTTTTCTTTGGCCTTAGGCTTTTTGCTGGGCGGCATTGTTTCACCACCTGATGCCGTAAGCGCCGGAGCGATTCTGAAATTCGTAAAAGTACCGAAAAGGCTGGCTTCCGTTCTTGAAGGGGAAAGCCTGCTGAATGACGCTTCTTCTTTAATTATTTTCCGGTTTGCCATGATTGCCGCAGCTACCGGACAGTTTGTATGGCAGGAAGCCGCCGGAAGTTTTGTGTGGATGTGCATCGGCGGCGTAGGAATCGGGCTTATCATCGCTTATATTTTCATGAAAATGCACAAACTGCTGCCCACCGATTCAAATACCGATATTTTACTCACCTTCATTGCGCCTTTCTCTATGTATCTGGCAGCAGAGCAGCTTCACGCTTCCGGGGTCCTGGCGGTGGTAAGCGGCGGGTTGTTCCTTTCCTACCGCAGCCATGATTTCCTGAGCAGTGCATCCAGAATACGGACGGTAACCGTCTGGGAAAGTTTCTGCTTTCTGCTGAACGGGATTGTATTTATGCTCATTGGTTTGGATCTGCCCGAAATTATTTCCGGCTTAGGAGAAACCGCTGTTTATACGGCCATTGGCTATGGCTTTGCGGTAACTGCCGTTTTGATTATCGTAAGGGTCCTTGCAGGTTATGCGGCCGTATTAACAACTTTGGTCATGAAGAATTTCATTACGGTGGCTGATGAGGAATCTCCCGGCTGGCAGACTCCCATGATTATCGGCTGGACCGGAATGAGAGGCGTGGTTTCCCTGGCCGCCGCACTTTCAATTCCGTTGAAGCTGGCTGACGGAACGCCTTTCCCGCAGAGAAACCTGATCCTTCTCATTACCTTTGTGGTGATTCTTCTAACACTGCTTGTCCAGGGGCTTACGCTTCCTTTCCTGTTGAAAAAATTCCCGCTTAAAGACCGGGATTTCGTAAGGAGCGAAAAGGAGATCGATTACGAAATCCTGAACAGCCTTGCGCAGGTAGCCGTAGATAAAATCCGCAGCGATTATGCCCATAAAATAGAAAGCCTGCCGGCACTGAAAGACCAGCTGCAGAAATATGAAAACGAGCTGAACAGTTCCGAAATCATTATCAATTATGCCCAATACCGGAATATCTACATCGACATCCTTGAAACCCAAAGGAGCTGGCTGATCCGTAAGAACCGCGAAGAACTTCTGCTGGACGAAGAAATCATCAAAAAGCACCTGCGCCTGCTTGATCTCCAGGAAGAACGGCTGAATATGAGAACTTAG
- a CDS encoding helix-turn-helix transcriptional regulator — MNEIDLNNYKKALGYRISELRKKIINPETNKPISQEELGLRTGHAKKTIGELERGNTNPRYDTLLIISKELNVTLQELFDFDMKRYIKLSNKS, encoded by the coding sequence ATGAATGAAATTGACCTTAATAACTATAAAAAAGCTCTTGGTTACAGAATTTCTGAATTAAGAAAGAAAATTATAAATCCCGAGACAAATAAACCTATTTCACAAGAAGAACTGGGTTTACGAACCGGGCATGCAAAAAAAACAATAGGAGAATTAGAAAGAGGTAATACCAATCCCCGATATGATACTCTACTTATAATAAGCAAAGAACTTAATGTAACACTACAAGAACTCTTTGATTTTGATATGAAAAGATATATTAAATTATCAAATAAATCCTGA
- a CDS encoding Dam family site-specific DNA-(adenine-N6)-methyltransferase, with the protein MSLLDKEIINPKPFLRWAGGKRWFVKYLTELNRIKINNYFELFVGGGSVFFNLNNYKNAFISDLNFELIESYEALRDGPENVIKILKEFKNDKIEYYNIREQKFENKFERAAQFIYLNQTSFNGIYRVNKNGNFNVPFGNRNKKDIIEEQNLLLVSKKLQNVNMVCNDFENNLEKINSGDLVFLDPPYTVAHEKNGFIQYNQKIFSLDDQYRLSEFVKKIEKKGAFYILTNAKHQAILEIYKDLESPVSLKRSSTIGGSGAKRGKEGFNEYIFSNCLNLKIND; encoded by the coding sequence ATGAGTCTATTAGACAAAGAAATAATTAATCCAAAGCCATTCCTACGATGGGCGGGTGGAAAAAGATGGTTTGTTAAATATCTTACCGAATTAAATAGAATTAAAATAAATAATTATTTTGAGCTGTTTGTAGGAGGAGGATCTGTTTTTTTTAATCTCAACAATTATAAAAATGCATTTATCTCTGATTTAAATTTTGAATTAATTGAATCTTATGAGGCTTTGAGAGATGGTCCAGAGAATGTTATAAAAATCCTAAAAGAATTTAAGAATGATAAAATAGAATATTATAATATTCGAGAGCAAAAGTTTGAAAATAAATTTGAAAGAGCAGCACAATTTATATATTTAAATCAAACGTCATTTAATGGAATCTATAGAGTTAATAAAAACGGAAACTTTAATGTTCCGTTTGGAAATAGAAACAAAAAAGATATCATTGAGGAACAAAATTTATTACTTGTATCTAAAAAGCTACAAAATGTTAATATGGTCTGTAATGACTTTGAAAACAATTTGGAAAAAATTAATTCAGGAGATTTAGTATTTTTAGATCCCCCTTATACTGTAGCTCATGAAAAAAATGGATTTATACAGTATAACCAAAAAATATTTTCACTTGATGACCAATATAGATTATCAGAATTTGTAAAAAAAATAGAGAAGAAGGGCGCATTCTACATCTTAACAAATGCTAAGCACCAAGCTATTTTAGAAATTTATAAGGATCTTGAAAGTCCAGTAAGTTTAAAAAGAAGTTCAACAATTGGAGGTTCAGGAGCAAAAAGAGGAAAAGAAGGTTTTAATGAATATATTTTTTCAAATTGTTTAAATTTAAAAATTAATGACTGA
- a CDS encoding DGQHR domain-containing protein yields the protein MTDNKKIELLGKLISEKDIAKQLKIRNKDHFYQSIRYSQLEEFERDGWEIFREFKTTISIRKKKSFDVEFEDKVWSLFAYINYKFMNKDRYFSLPYDKNNNALSQQIDVFAKDDETILLVECKSAIENKRGDFKKELEAMAAKIDGLRKSVIALFPNIKHKFKFILATRNYSISSEDLERLKKIGGVHFNEEIIDYFYSLYSQIGVSAKYQLLGNLFEGQDIPELDNLVPAVEGKMGGHTYYSFSLEPEKLLKISYVLHRNKANINMMPTYQRLIKKSRLKSVHDFIDKGGYFPNSIVINIDTNKCNFERANTQVGSTLSKVGILHLPKKYRAAFIIDGQHRLYGYTNSEYKKTNTIPVVAFLGLSRTEQVKIFMQINENQKAVSKDLRNTLNADLLWDSNNKLEQMKALCSRISIFLGEDRVSPLFNLISIGEDKKIITTSAIENAIKKGSFLGKVSKNKIEELGTFYFGDIDETYERLSNFLCEGFKYISENLDEEWRKGSDGMLLINKGVSGIILILSDLVSFLRLNNQIDPKKDSVRQIFSEVKNYLDPVIIFIRNLDNNVKSELKSSYGTGGEIKYWRTFQKTIRDIFPEFKPDGLDEYFKKEAKLYNDKAIAYIRDIETEFKNDFKERLKDHFGKKWFEKGLPPKISEKAIVDALSKNRELEENDEQIEAWDCITIIAYREIALKNWQSIFEKEYTKPGEEKISGGKEEKTKWMVKLERIRNQNFHSYSVTEEELNFLEELHDWIYKKVLRNKFQKDE from the coding sequence ATGACTGATAACAAAAAAATTGAACTATTGGGAAAACTCATATCTGAAAAGGATATAGCCAAACAGTTAAAAATTAGAAATAAAGATCATTTTTATCAAAGTATAAGATACTCACAACTTGAAGAATTTGAAAGAGATGGATGGGAAATATTCCGAGAATTTAAAACAACAATTAGTATTAGAAAGAAAAAAAGTTTTGACGTTGAATTTGAAGATAAAGTATGGAGTTTGTTTGCTTATATTAACTATAAATTCATGAATAAGGATAGATATTTTTCACTTCCTTATGATAAAAATAACAACGCATTATCTCAACAAATTGATGTATTTGCGAAAGATGATGAAACAATTTTATTAGTTGAGTGTAAATCTGCAATTGAAAACAAAAGAGGCGATTTTAAAAAAGAGCTTGAGGCAATGGCTGCAAAAATAGATGGCTTACGAAAATCTGTCATTGCATTATTTCCAAATATAAAACATAAATTTAAGTTCATTTTAGCTACTAGAAATTATTCAATCTCTAGTGAGGATTTAGAAAGATTAAAAAAAATTGGAGGTGTTCATTTTAATGAGGAAATCATTGATTATTTCTACTCTTTATATTCACAAATAGGAGTCTCTGCAAAATATCAGTTATTAGGAAATCTTTTTGAAGGTCAAGATATACCAGAGCTAGATAATTTAGTTCCTGCAGTAGAAGGAAAAATGGGAGGACATACTTACTATTCGTTTTCTCTTGAGCCTGAAAAACTTTTAAAAATTAGCTATGTGTTGCATAGAAATAAAGCTAATATTAATATGATGCCGACTTACCAGAGGCTAATAAAAAAATCCAGACTTAAATCTGTTCATGATTTTATAGACAAAGGTGGTTATTTCCCAAATTCAATTGTTATAAATATTGATACAAACAAGTGTAATTTTGAAAGAGCAAATACTCAAGTCGGTTCTACTCTCTCTAAAGTTGGTATATTACACTTACCTAAAAAATATAGGGCAGCTTTTATTATTGATGGTCAACATAGATTATATGGCTATACAAATTCTGAATATAAAAAGACTAATACAATTCCTGTAGTAGCTTTTTTAGGACTTAGTAGAACAGAACAAGTTAAAATTTTCATGCAAATCAATGAGAATCAAAAAGCAGTCTCTAAAGATTTAAGAAATACTTTGAACGCCGATTTATTGTGGGATTCTAATAATAAGTTAGAGCAAATGAAGGCATTATGTTCGAGAATTTCTATATTTCTTGGAGAAGATAGAGTTTCACCGTTATTTAATCTCATCTCAATTGGAGAAGATAAAAAGATAATAACAACTTCTGCTATTGAAAACGCCATAAAAAAAGGGAGCTTTCTTGGAAAAGTTTCAAAAAATAAGATTGAAGAATTAGGAACTTTCTACTTTGGAGATATTGATGAAACCTATGAAAGATTAAGTAACTTTTTATGTGAAGGATTTAAATATATTTCTGAGAATTTAGATGAAGAATGGAGAAAAGGTAGTGATGGCATGCTTCTAATTAACAAAGGTGTATCTGGAATAATCCTAATTTTAAGTGATTTAGTAAGCTTTTTGAGATTAAATAATCAAATTGATCCTAAAAAGGATTCAGTAAGACAAATATTTTCAGAAGTTAAAAATTATCTAGATCCTGTAATTATTTTCATTAGAAATTTAGATAACAACGTTAAAAGTGAATTGAAATCTTCATATGGTACAGGTGGAGAAATAAAATATTGGAGAACTTTTCAAAAAACTATTCGAGATATTTTTCCAGAATTTAAACCTGATGGTCTTGACGAATACTTTAAAAAAGAAGCGAAGCTATATAATGACAAAGCAATTGCTTATATCAGAGATATAGAAACTGAATTCAAAAATGATTTTAAGGAGAGATTAAAAGATCATTTTGGAAAAAAATGGTTCGAAAAAGGACTACCCCCCAAAATTTCTGAAAAAGCAATTGTAGATGCTCTCTCTAAAAATAGAGAACTAGAAGAAAACGATGAACAAATTGAAGCATGGGATTGTATAACAATAATAGCTTACAGAGAAATTGCATTAAAAAACTGGCAAAGTATTTTTGAAAAGGAATATACTAAGCCTGGAGAAGAAAAAATAAGTGGAGGAAAAGAAGAAAAAACAAAATGGATGGTCAAACTTGAAAGAATTAGAAATCAGAACTTTCATTCTTATTCTGTTACAGAAGAAGAATTAAATTTCTTAGAAGAGTTGCATGATTGGATTTACAAAAAGGTTTTAAGAAATAAGTTTCAGAAAGATGAGTAA
- a CDS encoding AraC family transcriptional regulator, whose product MAHPLHFKLIQPDKSIQDFVCCFSSLRNFSNRHQAVVVPNGRIDLIFSKTKDRKVQVALLGLETQPKYPDQEVSDFCSVSFNPLAIEYIFGFPVADLLNSGKRMPDDFWGFGIEDLDDFGGFCEKMTGKISSLLPEKVDERKRRLFELVFASDGEISVAELSEKISWSPRQVNRYFNQQFGLPLKAYCKILRFQASLSHIKDGTLYPQLNFTDQSHFIKEVKQLSGVSPKELHQNKNDRFLQFLVYGPK is encoded by the coding sequence ATGGCACACCCTCTACATTTCAAACTCATTCAGCCTGATAAATCGATACAGGATTTTGTCTGTTGTTTTTCGTCGCTGCGGAACTTTTCCAACCGACACCAGGCCGTGGTGGTCCCCAACGGAAGGATTGACCTGATCTTTTCTAAAACCAAAGACCGCAAAGTGCAGGTGGCTCTGCTGGGACTGGAAACCCAGCCTAAATATCCGGATCAGGAAGTTTCGGATTTCTGCTCGGTCAGTTTTAATCCGCTGGCCATCGAATATATTTTCGGCTTTCCGGTAGCGGACCTCCTCAACAGCGGGAAACGGATGCCGGATGATTTCTGGGGGTTCGGGATTGAAGATCTGGATGATTTCGGTGGATTTTGTGAGAAGATGACCGGGAAAATCAGTTCCCTTCTGCCTGAGAAAGTGGATGAGCGCAAACGGAGACTGTTTGAACTGGTGTTTGCTTCAGACGGCGAAATTTCTGTTGCCGAGCTCTCGGAAAAGATTTCGTGGAGCCCGCGGCAGGTCAACCGGTATTTTAATCAGCAGTTCGGGCTTCCGCTGAAGGCCTACTGCAAGATCCTGCGCTTCCAGGCTTCGCTTTCCCACATCAAGGACGGAACCCTGTATCCGCAGCTTAACTTTACCGACCAGTCGCATTTCATCAAAGAGGTAAAGCAGCTGTCAGGCGTTTCACCGAAAGAGCTGCATCAAAATAAAAATGACCGTTTCTTACAATTTTTAGTCTACGGCCCGAAGTAA
- a CDS encoding NAD(P)/FAD-dependent oxidoreductase: MGVQNKKVAIIGGGPGGLTLARLLQLKGVDVKVYERDADRSARVQGSPLDLHEHSGLAAIRKAGLLDVFKKNYMPGADQTTVTDEQGNVVFSDHYPDVIKEEDFGHEYFRPEIDRGVLRNILLDSIQPENIIWDRHFLSMEQQNDCWRLHFKNGSEAYADLVIGADGANSKIRPYITGITAFYSGITMLEGNIYDAEQQVPEITELLRGGKLMAFGNEKNILMGQKANREIGFYASFKTEEGWVSRSGLDFSDRLQVLEWFKKKYAEWSDLWYPLFENTSVPFIPRPIYCMPLDQDWETLPNVTLIGDAAHVMPPFAGEGVNMAMLDALELSESLTGTDHHSIHDALASYETAMRKRASGIARESLDNGERMHNANALLTMTEFFGGR, from the coding sequence ATGGGAGTACAAAATAAGAAAGTAGCCATTATCGGCGGCGGCCCCGGCGGGCTGACCTTAGCCAGGCTTCTTCAGCTGAAAGGCGTTGATGTAAAAGTTTATGAACGGGATGCCGACCGGAGTGCCCGCGTACAGGGTTCGCCGCTTGACCTGCACGAACATTCCGGCCTGGCCGCGATCCGGAAAGCGGGATTGCTGGACGTATTTAAAAAGAATTATATGCCGGGAGCCGACCAGACAACGGTGACCGATGAACAGGGCAACGTGGTTTTCAGCGACCATTACCCTGACGTCATCAAAGAAGAAGATTTCGGGCACGAATATTTCCGTCCCGAAATAGACCGTGGCGTCTTACGCAACATTCTACTGGACTCGATACAGCCTGAAAACATCATCTGGGACCGCCATTTCCTGTCCATGGAGCAACAGAATGACTGCTGGCGGCTGCATTTCAAAAACGGATCTGAAGCGTATGCCGACCTGGTGATCGGGGCAGACGGCGCCAACTCAAAAATCAGGCCCTACATCACCGGGATTACTGCGTTTTATTCGGGCATCACGATGCTTGAAGGGAATATCTATGATGCTGAACAGCAGGTTCCTGAAATCACTGAGCTCCTCCGCGGCGGTAAATTAATGGCTTTCGGAAACGAAAAGAATATCCTGATGGGACAGAAAGCAAACCGCGAAATCGGGTTTTATGCGAGCTTCAAAACAGAAGAAGGCTGGGTTTCAAGAAGCGGTTTAGACTTTTCGGACCGCTTGCAGGTACTGGAATGGTTTAAGAAAAAATATGCGGAATGGAGCGACCTCTGGTACCCGCTGTTTGAAAACACGTCGGTCCCTTTTATTCCGAGGCCGATCTACTGCATGCCTTTGGACCAGGACTGGGAGACGCTCCCGAATGTTACCCTCATCGGCGATGCCGCCCATGTGATGCCGCCGTTCGCAGGTGAAGGTGTTAATATGGCCATGCTGGATGCCCTGGAACTGAGCGAAAGCCTGACGGGAACCGATCATCATTCAATACACGATGCCTTGGCATCGTATGAAACTGCAATGCGGAAAAGGGCTTCCGGTATCGCCCGGGAATCCCTGGACAACGGGGAAAGGATGCATAATGCGAATGCACTGTTGACGATGACGGAGTTTTTTGGAGGAAGGTGA